A single genomic interval of Mangifera indica cultivar Alphonso chromosome 5, CATAS_Mindica_2.1, whole genome shotgun sequence harbors:
- the LOC123217102 gene encoding serine/threonine-protein kinase 38-like isoform X2: MDSARSWLQKLQPRDKVRGLSRKKEAGSNGSTDDCTDEEGMSNTTKQKVAAAKQYIENHYKEQMKNLQERRERRNILEKKLADADVSEEDQNNLIKFLEKKETEYMRLQRHKMGADDFELLTMIGKGAFGEVRVCREKTTGHVYAMKKLKKSEMLRRGQVEHVRAERNLLAEVDSNCIVKLYCSFQDDEFLYLIMEYLPGGDMMTLLMRKDTLTEDEARFYVAETVLAIESIHKHNYIHRDIKPDNLLLDRFGHLRLSDFGLCKPLDCSTLGENDFSVMNNVNGAAQNQEQPGVPKRTQQEQLEHWQKNRRTLAYSTVGTPDYIAPEVLLKKGYGMECDWWSLGAIMYEMLVGYPPFYSDDPMSTCRKIVNWKAHLKFPEEAKLSLEAKDLITKLLCNVNQRSGSKGADEIKAHPWFDGVNWDKLYQVEAAFIPEVNDELDTQNFENFEESDHQPNTSSKTGPWRRDINFVGYTYKNFEIVNDYQAAGIAELKKSTKPSRPSVKSLFENEVEETSES; encoded by the exons ATGGATTCGGCGAGAAGTTGGTTGCAGAAGCTTCAACCGCGAGATAAAGTGAGGGGTTTGAGTAGGAAGAAGGAGGCTGGTAGCAATGGAAGTACCGACGACTGTACGGATGAAGAAGGTATGTCTAATACTACGAAGCAGAAGGTTGCCGCAGCTAAGCAGTACATTGAGAATCACTACAAGGAACAGATGAAGAATCTGCAAGAGAGAAGGGAGAG GCGCAATATATTGGAAAAAAAGTTGGCTGATGCTGATGTCTCAGAGGAAGATCAAAATAACCTTATTAAGTTCTTGGAGAAGAAGGAAACAGAATACATGCGCCTTCAGAGGCATAAAATGGGTGCTGATGATTTTGAGTTATTAACAATGATTGGGAAGGGGGCATTTGGGGAG GTTAGAGTATGTAGAGAAAAGACAACTGGTCATGTATATGCTATGAAAAAGCTTAAGAAATCAGAGATGCTTCGAAGAGGCCAG GTTGAGCATGTGAGAGCAGAAAGGAATTTGCTTGCCGAGGTTGATAGCAACTGCATCGTCAAACTCTACTGTTCTTTCCAAGATGATGAGTTCCTTTATCTTATTATGGAATATCTACCTGGTGGAGATATGATGACTCTACTTATGCGAAAGGATACCTTGACTGAAGATGAAGCTAGATTCTATGTTGCAGAGACAGTTTTGGCTATTGAATCTATCCATAAACACAATTACATTCATAG AGATATCAAGCCCGACAACTTGCTGCTTGATAGATTTGGGCACTTGAGACTCTCTGATTTTGGTCTATGTAAACCCTTAGACTGCAGCACTCTTggagaaaatgatttttctgtCATGAACAATGTCAATGGGGCTGCACAGAATCAGGAGCAGCCAGGAGTGCCAAAACGGACGCAACAAGAGCAACTGGAACATTGGCAGAAGAATAGGAGAACACTT GCGTATTCTACTGTTGGCACACCTGATTATATTGCTCCAGAAGTCCTACTGAAGAAAGGTTATGGTATGGAATGTGACTG GTGGTCACTTGGTGCTATTATGTATGAAATGCTTGTGGGATATCCACCTTTCTATTCAGATGATCCGATGTCAACATGTAGGAAG ATAGTAAACTGGAAAGCCCATTTAAAGTTTCCTGAGGAAGCAAAATTATCTCTGGAGGCAAAGGATCTTATTACCAAACTCTTGTGTAATGTCAACCAGAGATCGGGATCGAAAGGTGCAGATGAAATAAAG GCTCATCCATGGTTTGATGGTGTCAACTGGGATAAGCTTTATCAAGTAGAAGCTGCTTTTATTCCTGAAGTCAATGATGAGTTGGatactcaaaattttgaaaattttgaagag TCTGACCACCAGCCTAATACGTCGTCAAAGACAGGTCCATGGAGGAGG GACATAAATTTTGTGGGCTATACTTACAAGAACTTTGAAATTGTCAATGATTATCAAGCAGCTGGGATAG CTGAATTGAAGAAAAGCACCAAACCAAGCAGGCCCTCCGTCAAGTCACTTTTTG AGAATGAGGTGGAGGAGACATCAGAGTCGTAA
- the LOC123217102 gene encoding serine/threonine-protein kinase 38-like isoform X1, with amino-acid sequence MDSARSWLQKLQPRDKVRGLSRKKEAGSNGSTDDCTDEEGMSNTTKQKVAAAKQYIENHYKEQMKNLQERRERRNILEKKLADADVSEEDQNNLIKFLEKKETEYMRLQRHKMGADDFELLTMIGKGAFGEVRVCREKTTGHVYAMKKLKKSEMLRRGQVEHVRAERNLLAEVDSNCIVKLYCSFQDDEFLYLIMEYLPGGDMMTLLMRKDTLTEDEARFYVAETVLAIESIHKHNYIHRDIKPDNLLLDRFGHLRLSDFGLCKPLDCSTLGENDFSVMNNVNGAAQNQEQPGVPKRTQQEQLEHWQKNRRTLAYSTVGTPDYIAPEVLLKKGYGMECDWWSLGAIMYEMLVGYPPFYSDDPMSTCRKIVNWKAHLKFPEEAKLSLEAKDLITKLLCNVNQRSGSKGADEIKAHPWFDGVNWDKLYQVEAAFIPEVNDELDTQNFENFEESDHQPNTSSKTGPWRRMLSSKDINFVGYTYKNFEIVNDYQAAGIAELKKSTKPSRPSVKSLFENEVEETSES; translated from the exons ATGGATTCGGCGAGAAGTTGGTTGCAGAAGCTTCAACCGCGAGATAAAGTGAGGGGTTTGAGTAGGAAGAAGGAGGCTGGTAGCAATGGAAGTACCGACGACTGTACGGATGAAGAAGGTATGTCTAATACTACGAAGCAGAAGGTTGCCGCAGCTAAGCAGTACATTGAGAATCACTACAAGGAACAGATGAAGAATCTGCAAGAGAGAAGGGAGAG GCGCAATATATTGGAAAAAAAGTTGGCTGATGCTGATGTCTCAGAGGAAGATCAAAATAACCTTATTAAGTTCTTGGAGAAGAAGGAAACAGAATACATGCGCCTTCAGAGGCATAAAATGGGTGCTGATGATTTTGAGTTATTAACAATGATTGGGAAGGGGGCATTTGGGGAG GTTAGAGTATGTAGAGAAAAGACAACTGGTCATGTATATGCTATGAAAAAGCTTAAGAAATCAGAGATGCTTCGAAGAGGCCAG GTTGAGCATGTGAGAGCAGAAAGGAATTTGCTTGCCGAGGTTGATAGCAACTGCATCGTCAAACTCTACTGTTCTTTCCAAGATGATGAGTTCCTTTATCTTATTATGGAATATCTACCTGGTGGAGATATGATGACTCTACTTATGCGAAAGGATACCTTGACTGAAGATGAAGCTAGATTCTATGTTGCAGAGACAGTTTTGGCTATTGAATCTATCCATAAACACAATTACATTCATAG AGATATCAAGCCCGACAACTTGCTGCTTGATAGATTTGGGCACTTGAGACTCTCTGATTTTGGTCTATGTAAACCCTTAGACTGCAGCACTCTTggagaaaatgatttttctgtCATGAACAATGTCAATGGGGCTGCACAGAATCAGGAGCAGCCAGGAGTGCCAAAACGGACGCAACAAGAGCAACTGGAACATTGGCAGAAGAATAGGAGAACACTT GCGTATTCTACTGTTGGCACACCTGATTATATTGCTCCAGAAGTCCTACTGAAGAAAGGTTATGGTATGGAATGTGACTG GTGGTCACTTGGTGCTATTATGTATGAAATGCTTGTGGGATATCCACCTTTCTATTCAGATGATCCGATGTCAACATGTAGGAAG ATAGTAAACTGGAAAGCCCATTTAAAGTTTCCTGAGGAAGCAAAATTATCTCTGGAGGCAAAGGATCTTATTACCAAACTCTTGTGTAATGTCAACCAGAGATCGGGATCGAAAGGTGCAGATGAAATAAAG GCTCATCCATGGTTTGATGGTGTCAACTGGGATAAGCTTTATCAAGTAGAAGCTGCTTTTATTCCTGAAGTCAATGATGAGTTGGatactcaaaattttgaaaattttgaagag TCTGACCACCAGCCTAATACGTCGTCAAAGACAGGTCCATGGAGGAGG ATGCTCTCATCGAAGGACATAAATTTTGTGGGCTATACTTACAAGAACTTTGAAATTGTCAATGATTATCAAGCAGCTGGGATAG CTGAATTGAAGAAAAGCACCAAACCAAGCAGGCCCTCCGTCAAGTCACTTTTTG AGAATGAGGTGGAGGAGACATCAGAGTCGTAA